One Tunturibacter gelidoferens genomic region harbors:
- a CDS encoding lipopolysaccharide biosynthesis protein — translation MSMDVSIKRRLMLGFLTNWVGKLSSTVIQFVQIPVFLHFWSVPLYGEWMIVNSIPAYLSFSNVGFGSVAGNEMTMLVAREDRAAALRVFQSCWWLIAIICTATIVLLSGTLYYLPASRLLKLTTLGEADTKWIIFYLGVSVLLGQLEQLLQSAYRAIGRYPYGTFLKNMFSLFAFGCMIAAVTLGAGARTTALVFASVNVAITIFFCILVRRDIPWIEYGWQHASFAEIRKLARPAFAYMGFPLGNALSLQGSLLAVGYALGPTDVVIFSTARTVSRVALQMVQMVNNTFEPEMSIAFGAGNYELTRTLLRRACQLALLVALILVIVMLSFGPWFLVHWTGGHVPPSRPLLSILLAVVVLYALWSTSGTLMTSTNQHQRLATYYILGTSVACVLCYVLARAYGLYGAAASLLISEIVMNLYVVPACLRIAHDTLPAFLTSMLHYPSSLRPASLLARIRRSKPGFES, via the coding sequence ATGAGCATGGACGTCTCCATAAAGCGAAGGCTGATGCTTGGCTTCTTGACCAACTGGGTAGGGAAACTCTCCTCTACCGTGATTCAGTTCGTCCAGATCCCGGTCTTCCTCCACTTCTGGAGCGTGCCCCTCTACGGCGAATGGATGATCGTCAACTCCATCCCCGCCTATCTCAGCTTCAGCAATGTGGGCTTCGGCTCTGTCGCGGGCAACGAGATGACGATGCTGGTAGCCCGCGAGGACCGTGCTGCCGCTCTCCGGGTCTTCCAGAGCTGTTGGTGGCTCATCGCCATCATCTGCACAGCAACGATCGTCCTGCTCTCCGGAACCCTCTACTATCTTCCCGCCTCCCGCCTTCTCAAGCTCACCACGCTGGGCGAGGCCGACACCAAGTGGATCATCTTTTATCTCGGCGTCTCCGTCCTGCTCGGGCAATTAGAGCAGCTCCTTCAGTCTGCCTACCGAGCCATCGGCCGCTATCCCTACGGCACCTTCCTCAAAAACATGTTCTCCCTCTTCGCCTTTGGCTGCATGATCGCCGCAGTCACACTGGGCGCAGGCGCACGCACGACAGCGTTGGTCTTTGCCTCGGTTAACGTGGCCATCACCATCTTCTTCTGCATTCTCGTCCGGCGCGACATCCCCTGGATCGAATATGGGTGGCAACACGCGAGCTTCGCCGAGATTCGCAAGCTCGCCCGACCGGCCTTCGCCTACATGGGATTCCCCCTCGGTAACGCCCTCAGCCTGCAAGGCAGCCTGCTCGCCGTCGGATACGCTCTCGGGCCCACCGACGTCGTTATCTTCAGCACTGCCCGCACTGTCTCGCGGGTAGCCCTGCAGATGGTCCAAATGGTCAACAACACCTTCGAACCGGAGATGTCGATCGCCTTCGGAGCCGGAAACTACGAACTCACTCGAACTCTGCTCCGCCGCGCCTGCCAGCTGGCCCTGCTCGTAGCCCTGATCCTGGTTATCGTCATGCTCAGCTTCGGCCCATGGTTTCTGGTTCATTGGACCGGTGGCCACGTCCCACCCAGCCGACCCCTCCTCAGCATCCTTCTCGCCGTTGTCGTCCTCTACGCGTTGTGGTCCACCAGCGGCACGCTGATGACCTCCACCAACCAGCACCAGCGCCTGGCCACCTACTATATCCTTGGCACCAGCGTCGCCTGCGTTCTCTGCTACGTCCTGGCGCGAGCCTACGGGCTCTATGGAGCGGCGGCCTCACTCCTGATCTCAGAGATCGTCATGAATCTTTACGTCGTCCCTGCCTGCCTGCGCATCGCCCACGATACCCTGCCCGCCTTCCTGACCAGCATGCTCCACTACCCATCCTCCCTCCGCCCTGCATCCCTGTTAGCCAGGATCCGCCGCTCAAAACCCGGCTTCGAAAGCTGA
- a CDS encoding ArnT family glycosyltransferase: MFVRIRHILFGPILCGISLALAILVSHPVAEMGLDDDWSYIWSANALATTGHIIYNGWATAILGWQLYMGALFMRLFGFSFFIARVSVLIIAISTVVLIQRLLRRLGMSDWNATIGTLTIALSPVLLSVAFSFMSDVPGFFCIVLCFYSCTRAIQTSSTRKTIGWLVFATISNIAGGTVRQIAWLGALLVVPSTAWHLRRRSGVAIVALALWMLSVGAISWAMHWFNQQPYSLTDALVHPPHGQLKGVLRNIALRNTLAVSLFVLPVIAGFILKLPLHDRWTRFQAIFLFILSIVVGFCGLLFRKQINLELEITNGTVMNRGLTSGSGILGRQPDMLPYEFRMLLTLLLIASLLGFILFCLNASKIKGPDWEGKNRFTWSSTGALFVPYTVAYIFLLVTRTNIFDRYLIPLILVAVAGLLRLYEQKIGGRLPSLTVGLILMFGAFGVCELHDLYARNRAVLDITNEILSTGVTRSEIRGGFEYDAWTQLQNSGYVNDPRLIVPTGAYRVFPMQPGLSTACQSWFSDLMPSLNIRFALAFDQTTCYTSSSFRAVSYNAWLPPHNRTLYVQKIP, translated from the coding sequence GTGTTTGTAAGGATTCGTCACATCCTTTTCGGTCCAATTTTGTGCGGTATATCTCTTGCTCTTGCGATTCTTGTTTCACATCCAGTAGCCGAAATGGGACTAGACGATGACTGGTCTTACATCTGGAGTGCAAACGCTCTTGCGACTACCGGGCACATCATCTACAACGGTTGGGCGACTGCGATTCTCGGTTGGCAACTGTACATGGGCGCACTCTTCATGAGGCTGTTTGGGTTTTCTTTTTTTATTGCCCGGGTCTCTGTCCTGATCATCGCCATCTCGACCGTCGTGCTGATCCAGCGATTACTCCGTCGCTTAGGAATGAGCGACTGGAATGCTACGATTGGAACCCTCACGATTGCGCTCTCTCCCGTTCTACTGTCTGTTGCCTTTAGTTTCATGTCGGACGTCCCGGGATTTTTCTGTATTGTGCTTTGCTTCTATAGTTGCACCCGTGCGATTCAGACAAGCTCGACGCGAAAAACGATTGGCTGGCTTGTGTTCGCAACCATATCAAATATCGCGGGCGGCACTGTGCGGCAGATTGCTTGGTTGGGCGCGCTCTTGGTCGTGCCTTCCACAGCGTGGCACCTTCGAAGGAGATCTGGCGTCGCAATAGTCGCATTGGCCTTGTGGATGCTTAGCGTCGGCGCCATCAGTTGGGCTATGCATTGGTTCAACCAGCAACCCTACTCCCTAACCGATGCTCTAGTTCACCCGCCACACGGCCAACTAAAGGGGGTACTGAGGAACATAGCCTTGCGTAACACTCTTGCTGTCTCTTTGTTCGTCCTCCCAGTTATTGCTGGCTTCATACTCAAGCTGCCTCTTCATGATAGGTGGACTCGCTTTCAAGCTATTTTCCTGTTTATCTTATCCATCGTGGTTGGATTTTGCGGTCTTCTTTTCAGAAAGCAAATTAATCTTGAGCTTGAGATTACCAACGGCACGGTCATGAACAGGGGACTTACAAGCGGGTCTGGAATTCTTGGGAGACAACCGGACATGCTTCCTTACGAATTCCGTATGCTCTTGACCCTCCTACTCATTGCTAGCCTCTTGGGCTTCATACTATTTTGCCTCAATGCTTCCAAAATCAAAGGTCCAGATTGGGAGGGAAAAAATAGATTTACATGGAGTAGTACTGGCGCGCTGTTTGTCCCCTATACAGTGGCCTACATATTTTTGTTGGTGACGAGGACAAACATCTTTGATCGATACCTAATTCCTTTGATTTTGGTAGCTGTGGCCGGTCTTCTAAGGTTGTATGAGCAGAAAATTGGTGGGCGGCTGCCCTCGTTGACTGTGGGTTTAATACTGATGTTCGGTGCTTTTGGTGTCTGCGAGCTACACGACTTATATGCAAGAAATCGCGCGGTGCTAGATATCACAAATGAAATACTATCCACAGGCGTGACTAGAAGCGAGATTCGTGGTGGTTTTGAATATGACGCATGGACACAACTGCAAAATTCTGGCTACGTTAACGATCCTCGCTTGATTGTTCCCACGGGCGCCTATAGAGTCTTCCCAATGCAACCGGGTCTTTCAACTGCCTGTCAATCCTGGTTTTCAGATCTCATGCCATCTCTAAATATTCGATTTGCGCTGGCGTTCGATCAAACCACCTGCTACACCTCTTCGTCTTTCAGGGCTGTTTCTTATAATGCATGGTTGCCTCCGCACAATCGAACTCTCTACGTCCAGAAAATACCCTAA